In the Wyeomyia smithii strain HCP4-BCI-WySm-NY-G18 chromosome 2, ASM2978416v1, whole genome shotgun sequence genome, one interval contains:
- the LOC129724751 gene encoding filamin A-interacting protein 1-like → MANATFVENWNSIIPHKIKASELEHPTESFVFRNIVSFLKMLKYDVTEFENMYTEPKDVLLLKRTNLVAHINYFYQLCLVSKQSQFFYVDLIKPSPKKTIHVLNILLNYLLYVNMVKDDAVERATHCTARYYELTDKMNQQRCEIENHKIKLSNIEQNICRMKDQLPQLEQENEKLRKKQEEVKDKIRSIKSAENDYEEKVIKLKTDLATLKEQRIEDEDAAALIQKNEELEAEIEECGRQEKSYQLANSEYTTLIGQIQPCILVLEDILQNPLDNSLSSIKAEVDTLQLNCLRLERDSSNKQTVLEALQKNCESIRAYLEAKEKEIEIQRKLKRKTERKTVADLSEKHEHYDELREKNDEHLEKIQVLKEEIQLIMQMADDTIKFLMRDPIKKESKFV, encoded by the exons ATGGCAAACGCAACATTTGTTGAAAATTGGAACAGTATTATTCCACATAAGATAAAAGCTTCGGAGCTTGAACACCCAACAGAGTCTTTCGTGTTTCGAAACAttgtcagttttttgaaaatgctgaaGTACGACGTAACGGAATTTGAAAAT atGTACACCGAGCCCAAAGACGTATTACTACTGAAAAGAACGAATCTGGTAGCTCATATAAACTACTTCTATCAACTCTGTCTAGTTTCCAAACAAAGCCAGTTCTTTTATGTTGACCTGATCAAACCAT CACCGAAGAAAACAATTCATGTTTTAAACATACTTCTTAACTACCTGTTGTACGTAAATATGGTGAAAGATGATGCGGTTGAAAGGGCAACCCATTGCACTGCCAGGTATTATGAATTAACAGATAAGATGAATCAGCAGCGATGCGAAATAGAAAATCACAAAATCAAACTGAGCAAT ATTGAGCAAAACATTTGTCGCATGAAAGATCAACTTCCACAGCTGGAACAGGAAAATGAAAAACTACGGAAAAAGCAGGAGGAGGTGAAAGATAAAATTCGCAGCATTAAATCGGCTGAGAACGACTATGAAGAAAaggttattaaattaaaaactgaTCTTGCTACTCTTAAGGAACAGCGTATTGAAGATGAAGATGCGGCTGCTCTTATCCA AAAAAACGAAGAGCTTGAAGCAGAAATAGAGGAATGCGGCAGGCAGGAAAAATCGTATCAGTTGGCTAACTCCGAGTACACTACTCTTATCGGGCAAATTCAGCCGTGCATATTGGTCTTAGAAGACATACTTCAAAATCCTCTGGATAATTCCCTAAG TTCAATCAAGGCAGAAGTTGACACACTTCAGTTGAACTGCTTGAGACTGGAAAGGGATAGCTCAAATAAACAAACTGTTCTGGAAGCTTTACAGAAAAATTGTGAATCTATTCGAGCTTATCTTGAGGCCAAAGAGAAAGAGATAGAAATTCAGCGAAAGTTAAAACGGAAGACGGAGCGAAAAACTGTAGC CGATCTCAGTGAAAAACATGAACACTACGACGAACTACGAGAGAAAAATGACGAACATTTGGAAAAGATTCAAGTATTGAAAGAGGAAATACAACTAATTATGCAGATGGCGGATGACACAATCAAATTTCTGATGCGAGATCCAATAAAAAAAGAGAGtaaatttgtatga
- the LOC129724750 gene encoding zinc finger protein ZFP2-like has product MPCSVPYCDPEGQSFTLKFPRSHYLFERWQKAIELGSGSLLPVGVDPLLMEICQQHFEEVDQYSEPVIFRNQNMGRKIHLACCRLCLEFNYSEHVTSACGEQMIGGVSIEELLKTLFNIQLDDSRSLDCICNCCLVRLDLVVNIRKQFTIIAKHWRKMDIFINEENRLRYKKQEAPKVAQHRMIVKSIDEKKLSTLNEVPTAQDLFLDVKVEVEPDLVAIASNDDDAINDTVLNDEYLKIAPEHDNSAMLEQKGRLKRKNSNLRKKSQNSTEKRRVGRPRNKSVTGSKRKISLKGITERKCYMCVQLFETAEELFSHMVAHIDQILTCEVCKESFSNLTKYNRHLAKHDPIERPNKCDHCELRFTDNLGKRRHEKQRHQVDHSVTLFTGPQKRKGKFTCQHCGKQCQSLAFLKEHEDGHAGIKRHECRSCGRLFANKNNLERHHLIHTSEKPYKCNICGKAFRQSPMYKDHLRLHSGETPYDCSGCDMQFSSTTLLRKHKIRFHGNFISSTTGSLSSVRPHNSCRFCLNSFKRHSLLIDHIQQNHSQEEIEYFSCPTCEQRFVVKQAFESHLRNHDKNFQCDFCDKSFSTLQALKFHQPIHDEGRGYTCKTCSKSFTHISNLKRHELLHLGIKRYECDFCGKRFAQSNQLHTHRRTHTGEKPYECQKCGKRFADNSTLCKHRKSVCKSV; this is encoded by the exons ATGCCCTGTTCCGTCCCATACTGTGATCCAGAAGGTCAAAGCTTCACGCTTAAATTTCCGAGAAGCCACTATCTTTTTGAGCGGTGGCAAAAAGCGATCGAGCTGGGCTCGGGTTCGCTGTTGCCGGTTGGTGTTGATCCACTGCTGATGGAAATTTGTCAACAACACTTCGAGGAGGTTGATCAGTATAGTGAACCTGTGATATTTAGAAATCAAAA TATGGGTCGGAAAATTCATCTTGCTTGCTGTCGACTATGTTTGGAATTTAACTACTCCGAGCATGTTACTTCTGCGTGTGGTGAACAAATGATAGGTGGAGTATCCATAGAGGAATTGCTTAAAACGTTATTCAATATTCAACTTGATGACTCAAGGTCTCTGGACTGTATTTGCAATTGTTGTCTTGTACGGTTAGATCTGGTTGTCAACATACGCAAACAATTTACAATAATTGCTAAACATTGGCGTAAAATGGATATTTTTATTAATGAAGAAAACCGATTAAGGTACAAAAAACAAGAAGCCCCCAAAGTGGCTCAACACCGAATGATTGTCAAATCCATTGACGAAAAAAAGTTGAGCACGTTGAATGAAGTACCAACTGCACAGGATTTGTTTTTGGATGTCAAAGTAGAAGTCGAACCGGATCTAGTAGCGATAGCATCGAACGACGATGACGCAATTAATGACACTGTTTTAAACGACGAATACTTAAAAATAGCTCCTGAACACGATAACAGCGCCATGCTTGAACAAAAAGGGAGACttaaaagaaaaaattcaaatctaagaaaaaaatctcaaaactcTACAGAAAAGCGACGAGTTGGAAGACCTCGCAATAAGAGCGTCACAGGTTCCAAGCGGAAAATTTCTCTTAAAGGAATCACAGAGCGTAAATGTTATATGTGCGTTCAGTTGTTTGAAACGGCCGAAGAACTCTTTTCTCACATGGTCGCCCATATTGATCAGATACTGACATGCGAAGTGTGCAAGGAATCTTTTTCTAATCTAACAAAATATAACCGCCATTTGGCAAAGCATGATCCAATAGAACGACCTAACAAATGTGATCATTGTGAACTGAGATTTACCGATAATTTAGGAAAACGGCGCCATGAAAAGCAGCGACATCAGGTGGATCATTCAGTTACGCTTTTTACTGGGCCTCAAAAACGCAAAGGAAAATTCACCTGTCAGCATTGTGGAAAGCAGTGTCAATCTTTGGCCTTCCTCAAGGAACATGAAGATGGACATGCAGGAATCAAACGGCACGAATGTCGGTCCTGTGGCCGTCTATTCGCGAATAAGAATAATCTTGAGCGCCATCATCTGATTCACACTTCAGAGAAGCCATACAAATGCAACATTTGTGGTAAAGCTTTTCGGCAATCTCCAATGTATAAGGACCACTTACGATTACATTCGGGGGAAACTCCCTATGATTGTTCCGGATGTGATATGCAGTTTTCTTCTACGACATTGCTTCGAAAACATAAAATACGCTTCCACGGCAATTTTATATCATCCACAACGGGCTCCCTCTCAAGCGTACGACCCCACAATTCTTGTCGTTTTTGTTTGAACTCATTCAAGCGACACTCATTGCTTATCGATCATATTCAGCAAAACCACTCGCAGGAGGAAATCGAATATTTCTCGTGTCCGACTTGCGAACAGCGATTTGTAGTAAAGCAAGCATTTGAATCACATCTTCGCAACCACGATAAAAACTTTCAGTGTGATTTCTGTGACAAATCGTTCAGCACGCTGCAAGCACTCAAATTTCATCAACCTATTCATGATGAAGGTCGAGGTTACACCTGTAAGACTTGTTCGAAATCATTTACTCATATTTCTAATCTGAAACGACATGAGCTGCTTCATCTAGGAATTAAAAGGTATGAATGCGATTTTTGCGGAAAACGGTTTGCACAGTCTAATCAATTGCACACTCATCGCCGGACCCATACTGGTGAAAAACCCTACGAGTGTCAAAAATGCGGAAAACGATTTGCAGATAACAGTACATTGTGCAAGCACCGAAAGAGTGTATGCAAGTCGGTTtga